In one Zobellia galactanivorans genomic region, the following are encoded:
- a CDS encoding prephenate dehydratase, with product MKLKIAIQGIKGSNHHQVAREYFDDNVDLVECMSFDFLVDQLLQKTADIGVMAIENSIAGSIIPNYALVYHKDLHIIGEHYLNIHHHLMALKGQEIADIEEVRSHPMALLQCKEFFGDYPHIKMVEDVDTAETAKRIQEQQLRHIAAIAPEVAADLYDLNIVARDIQTIQNNATRFIIVKTKNKVLPKEEINKASVRFVTDHKRGSLAAVLNVMSDCNLNLTKIQSLPIIETPWKYAFFVDVTFDGYDCFDKAKSLLNIMSEDFKVLGEYKNARI from the coding sequence ATGAAGCTAAAAATAGCCATTCAGGGAATTAAGGGGTCTAACCACCACCAAGTAGCCCGAGAGTATTTTGATGATAATGTAGATTTGGTAGAATGTATGTCGTTTGATTTCTTGGTAGATCAATTGCTGCAAAAGACCGCTGATATAGGTGTAATGGCCATTGAGAATTCAATTGCTGGCTCGATCATACCGAACTATGCCCTGGTTTACCATAAGGATTTGCATATTATTGGGGAGCACTACCTTAATATCCATCACCATTTAATGGCCTTAAAGGGACAGGAAATAGCCGATATTGAAGAAGTGAGGTCGCACCCTATGGCCCTGTTGCAGTGCAAGGAATTTTTTGGCGATTATCCACACATTAAAATGGTGGAAGATGTTGATACGGCCGAAACGGCAAAACGGATTCAAGAGCAACAGTTAAGGCATATTGCGGCCATAGCTCCGGAAGTTGCCGCCGATTTATACGATTTGAACATCGTAGCACGGGACATACAGACCATTCAAAACAATGCAACCCGCTTTATTATTGTAAAGACAAAAAATAAAGTGCTTCCGAAGGAAGAGATCAACAAGGCCTCGGTACGTTTTGTTACCGACCATAAACGCGGAAGTCTTGCGGCTGTGCTTAATGTTATGAGCGATTGCAATTTGAACTTGACCAAAATACAGTCGCTGCCCATAATTGAGACACCATGGAAATACGCCTTTTTTGTTGACGTGACTTTTGATGGTTATGATTGTTTCGACAAGGCAAAATCACTGTTGAACATCATGTCGGAAGACTTTAAGGTGTTGGGTGAATATAAAAATGCGAGAATATGA
- the metH gene encoding methionine synthase, producing the protein MSNDSNIPITDTRPSAARYLKLSGLEPLVITPESNFVNVGERTNVAGSKRFLRLIKERKFEEALDVARDQVEGGAQIIDINMDDGLIDGKEAMVKFLNLVIAEPDIAKVPIMIDSSKWDIIEAGLQVVQGKCVVNSISLKEGEEEFINHAKLIKRYGAAVIVMAFDEVGQADNYDRRVEISKRSYDILVNQVGFPPEDIIFDLNIFPVATGMDEHKLNALDFIKATKWVRENLPYASVSGGVSNVSFSFRGNNPVREAMHSVFLYHAIKAGMNMGIVNPTMLEIYDDIPKDLLEHVEDVILNRREDATERLLDFAESVVGKAKESKIDLSWREEPLQDRITRALVKGIDQYIVEDVEEARMAADKPIEVIEGHLMIGMNVVGDLFGSGKMFLPQVVKSARVMKKAVAYLLPYIEEEKLKNPQVGDDKGNGKILMATVKGDVHDIGKNIVSVVLACNNYEIVDLGVMVPPEKIIAEAIAHNVDVIGLSGLITPSLDEMVHLAKEMERKNFKVPLLIGGATTSKAHTAVKIDPQYSEAVVHVNDASRAVTVVGDLLQKDTSEKYKKTIKEDYDVFREKFLSRTKKKEYKSLAAARENRFKIDWEASSIVKPRQLGIQVIEDVDLEKLVPFIDWTPFFRSWELHGKYPDILTDEIVGEQATELFADAQKMLQSILKDKKLTGKGIFGLFPANTLENHDDIEVEVNDGQEDKTYVFRTLRQQLKRREGVPDYALADFVAPKESGKQDYVGCFCVTTGFGTDELADAYRKNLDDYNSILVKALSDRLAEAFAEYLHLEVRREHWGYAADEHLKNDELIDEKYKGIRPAPGYPACPDHLEKLTLWDMLKVEERIGVKLTDSLAMWPASSVSGYYFGNSEARYFGLGKIKEDQVADFAERKGISLEEATKWLAPNIADD; encoded by the coding sequence ATGAGTAACGACTCGAACATACCGATAACCGATACCCGGCCCTCGGCCGCCCGCTACCTAAAACTATCGGGTTTGGAGCCCTTGGTGATCACCCCCGAAAGTAATTTCGTAAACGTGGGCGAACGTACCAATGTGGCCGGGTCTAAACGTTTTTTACGTCTGATCAAGGAGCGTAAGTTCGAAGAGGCGCTAGACGTTGCAAGAGATCAGGTTGAAGGTGGGGCCCAGATCATCGATATTAATATGGATGACGGCCTGATCGATGGAAAAGAGGCCATGGTCAAATTCTTGAACCTGGTTATTGCCGAACCTGATATTGCCAAGGTGCCTATAATGATCGATAGCTCTAAATGGGATATTATCGAGGCAGGCTTGCAGGTCGTTCAGGGGAAGTGTGTGGTGAACTCCATCAGTCTGAAAGAAGGTGAGGAAGAGTTTATCAATCACGCCAAATTAATAAAAAGATATGGCGCGGCCGTTATCGTAATGGCCTTTGACGAGGTTGGTCAGGCCGACAATTATGATAGGCGCGTAGAAATTTCAAAAAGATCCTATGATATTTTGGTGAACCAAGTAGGTTTTCCGCCGGAAGATATCATTTTCGACCTTAATATTTTCCCCGTTGCCACGGGTATGGACGAGCACAAGCTCAATGCCCTAGATTTTATAAAGGCCACCAAATGGGTGCGTGAGAATCTGCCCTATGCCAGTGTGAGCGGAGGGGTGAGCAATGTTTCCTTTTCGTTTAGGGGGAACAACCCCGTGCGTGAGGCCATGCATTCGGTTTTTCTGTACCATGCCATCAAAGCGGGTATGAACATGGGGATCGTAAACCCGACCATGTTGGAGATTTATGACGACATTCCCAAAGATTTATTAGAGCACGTAGAAGATGTTATTCTCAACCGTAGGGAAGACGCGACCGAACGGTTATTGGATTTTGCCGAATCGGTAGTAGGTAAGGCCAAGGAAAGTAAAATAGACCTTTCGTGGCGTGAAGAACCCTTGCAGGACAGGATCACGAGGGCCCTGGTCAAGGGAATAGATCAATATATAGTAGAAGATGTAGAGGAGGCCCGTATGGCCGCCGATAAGCCTATTGAGGTAATCGAAGGCCACCTTATGATAGGTATGAACGTGGTGGGTGACCTGTTCGGTAGTGGAAAAATGTTTCTGCCCCAAGTGGTGAAGTCGGCCCGTGTCATGAAAAAGGCCGTGGCGTATTTGTTGCCCTATATCGAAGAGGAAAAATTGAAGAATCCGCAAGTAGGGGACGATAAGGGCAATGGAAAAATCTTAATGGCCACCGTTAAGGGCGATGTGCATGACATTGGAAAAAACATTGTAAGTGTAGTCTTAGCCTGTAACAATTACGAGATCGTCGATTTGGGGGTCATGGTTCCGCCCGAAAAGATAATTGCCGAGGCCATAGCCCACAATGTTGACGTTATCGGGTTGAGCGGACTCATTACGCCTTCGCTTGACGAGATGGTGCACTTGGCCAAGGAAATGGAACGCAAGAACTTTAAGGTGCCCTTGCTCATAGGAGGGGCAACGACGAGTAAGGCCCATACGGCCGTAAAAATAGATCCACAATACAGTGAGGCCGTGGTGCACGTAAACGATGCGTCAAGGGCCGTTACCGTAGTGGGCGACCTGTTGCAGAAAGATACCTCGGAGAAATATAAGAAGACGATCAAGGAAGACTATGACGTGTTCAGGGAAAAGTTCTTGAGCCGTACCAAAAAGAAGGAATACAAAAGCCTTGCAGCCGCTAGGGAAAACCGATTTAAGATCGACTGGGAAGCCAGTTCGATCGTAAAGCCCCGTCAGCTTGGTATTCAGGTAATCGAAGATGTGGATCTTGAAAAACTGGTGCCCTTTATAGACTGGACTCCCTTTTTTAGAAGTTGGGAACTGCATGGAAAATACCCTGATATTCTAACCGACGAGATTGTAGGCGAACAGGCCACCGAGCTTTTTGCCGATGCACAAAAAATGCTGCAATCTATCTTAAAGGATAAAAAATTGACGGGTAAAGGGATTTTCGGACTCTTTCCGGCCAATACCTTGGAGAACCATGACGATATTGAAGTAGAGGTCAACGACGGCCAAGAGGATAAAACATATGTCTTTAGAACCTTGCGCCAGCAATTGAAACGTCGCGAGGGCGTGCCAGATTACGCACTGGCCGATTTTGTGGCGCCAAAAGAATCGGGTAAGCAAGATTATGTAGGGTGCTTTTGTGTGACTACAGGTTTTGGAACCGACGAACTGGCGGATGCCTACCGTAAGAACCTAGACGATTACAACTCCATTTTGGTAAAGGCGCTGAGCGACCGTTTGGCCGAAGCTTTTGCCGAATACTTGCATCTAGAGGTGCGAAGGGAGCATTGGGGCTATGCCGCCGATGAGCATTTGAAAAACGACGAGTTGATCGATGAGAAATATAAGGGTATCCGTCCCGCACCAGGATATCCGGCCTGTCCCGACCACCTTGAAAAGCTGACCCTTTGGGATATGCTCAAGGTAGAGGAGCGGATCGGTGTGAAACTTACCGACAGTCTGGCCATGTGGCCGGCTTCATCGGTTTCGGGCTATTATTTTGGGAATTCCGAAGCCCGGTATTTCGGGTTGGGAAAAATAAAGGAAGACCAAGTGGCCGATTTTGCCGAACGGAAGGGCATTTCCCTAGAAGAGGCGACCAAGTGGTTGGCACCGAATATAGCGGACGATTGA
- a CDS encoding homocysteine S-methyltransferase family protein — protein MKKIQEILKERILVLDGAMGTMLQRYKFTEEDFRGERFKDWEHPLQGNNDLLSLTQPEAIADVHRKYFAAGADIVETNTFSGTTIAMADYHMEDLVYELNYESARIAKEVADEFTAKEPNKPRFVAGSIGPTNKTASMSPDVNDPGYRAVSFDELRIAYKQQVEALLDGGADILLVETIFDTLNAKAALFAIEEVKEERNIEVPIMVSGTITDASGRTLSGQTAEAFLISISHIPILSVGFNCALGANQLVPHLEVLSTRTEHAVSAHPNAGLPNAFGEYDETPEQMAEQIKEYVEKGLVNIVGGCCGTTPEHITAIADLVRKYDPRKIAVES, from the coding sequence ATGAAAAAAATTCAAGAGATATTAAAGGAACGCATTTTAGTATTGGACGGTGCCATGGGTACCATGCTCCAACGCTATAAATTTACCGAGGAAGATTTCCGCGGTGAGCGTTTTAAAGATTGGGAACACCCCTTGCAGGGGAACAACGATCTATTGTCGCTGACCCAACCCGAGGCCATAGCCGATGTGCATCGTAAATACTTTGCCGCAGGCGCCGATATTGTCGAAACCAATACTTTTTCGGGTACTACTATCGCCATGGCCGATTACCATATGGAAGATTTGGTGTACGAACTCAATTATGAGTCCGCACGTATTGCCAAGGAGGTGGCCGATGAGTTTACCGCCAAAGAGCCCAATAAACCAAGGTTTGTAGCGGGGAGTATAGGGCCGACGAACAAAACGGCCAGCATGTCTCCCGATGTAAACGATCCGGGCTATAGGGCCGTTTCTTTCGACGAATTGCGAATTGCCTACAAACAACAGGTGGAAGCCTTGTTAGATGGTGGGGCCGACATTCTTTTGGTAGAGACCATTTTTGATACGCTTAATGCCAAAGCCGCCCTTTTTGCCATTGAAGAGGTAAAGGAGGAACGGAATATAGAGGTGCCCATTATGGTGAGCGGTACCATTACCGATGCCTCGGGAAGAACCTTGTCAGGACAAACGGCAGAGGCATTTTTGATTTCCATTTCACACATTCCAATCCTGTCGGTAGGGTTCAACTGTGCCCTTGGGGCCAATCAGTTGGTGCCACACTTGGAGGTTTTGTCTACCAGAACGGAGCATGCCGTTTCGGCCCACCCGAACGCGGGCTTGCCCAATGCCTTTGGGGAATATGATGAAACCCCCGAGCAAATGGCCGAGCAGATAAAGGAATATGTGGAAAAAGGCCTGGTCAATATCGTTGGCGGGTGCTGTGGTACAACGCCTGAGCACATTACGGCCATTGCGGATCTAGTGAGAAAATACGACCCACGGAAGATTGCCGTAGAATCTTGA
- a CDS encoding acyloxyacyl hydrolase → MSPRVFLFFLMCAGYCFSQESEKAHTYTFEANQFYGSIILHNPDISHLITDHPAGVVLAYNRKTFGLKEWEEWYNYPDLGGSFIYHNTNSSVLGEAYAVYAHFNFYFLKRNLQFRVAQGLAYMTNPYDRETNFRNNAYGTRLLSSNYAMINYHKENIYKGLGFKAGISIMHFSNANVKAPNTSTNTFAFNLGLTYTLEGKDTEYIRREKVRLTEPVKYNLVFRGGVNESDNIGHGQYPFYIFSAYADKRLGRKSAVQLGTDVFFSNFLKELIRYQSISFPENDIDPDTDFKRVGVFVGHELFINKLSIETQLGYYVYYPFDFEGKVYNRLSLKRYFGDKVFGVVSLKSHAAAAEAVEFGVGIRL, encoded by the coding sequence ATGAGCCCAAGGGTGTTTTTATTTTTTCTGATGTGTGCCGGATATTGTTTTTCACAAGAGTCCGAAAAAGCCCATACTTATACGTTTGAAGCGAACCAGTTTTACGGTTCCATTATACTTCACAATCCTGATATTTCGCATTTGATAACAGATCACCCTGCGGGTGTTGTTCTGGCGTACAATCGAAAGACTTTTGGTTTAAAGGAATGGGAGGAGTGGTACAACTATCCTGATTTGGGGGGCTCGTTTATCTATCACAACACGAACAGTTCGGTTCTCGGTGAGGCCTATGCTGTGTACGCCCATTTCAACTTTTACTTTTTAAAGCGCAACCTTCAGTTTCGGGTGGCCCAGGGGCTGGCCTATATGACCAACCCCTACGATCGGGAGACCAATTTTAGGAACAATGCCTACGGTACGCGATTGTTGAGCTCTAACTATGCCATGATAAATTACCATAAGGAGAATATTTATAAGGGCTTGGGCTTTAAGGCGGGTATTTCTATCATGCATTTCTCCAATGCCAATGTAAAGGCACCCAATACCTCTACCAATACCTTCGCCTTTAATTTGGGGCTAACGTATACCTTGGAAGGTAAGGACACGGAATATATTCGACGGGAAAAGGTAAGGCTTACCGAGCCTGTCAAATACAATTTGGTCTTTAGGGGAGGTGTCAACGAGAGCGACAATATTGGCCACGGACAATATCCGTTCTATATTTTTTCGGCTTATGCCGATAAACGCCTAGGGCGAAAAAGTGCCGTTCAATTGGGAACGGATGTGTTTTTTAGCAATTTTTTGAAGGAATTGATAAGGTATCAATCGATTTCATTTCCTGAAAATGACATAGATCCCGATACCGATTTTAAACGGGTGGGAGTATTTGTGGGACATGAACTTTTTATCAATAAGCTTTCCATTGAAACACAGCTCGGGTATTATGTGTATTACCCCTTTGATTTTGAGGGAAAGGTGTATAACCGCCTTAGTCTCAAACGTTATTTTGGTGATAAGGTATTTGGGGTGGTAAGCCTGAAATCACATGCCGCCGCAGCCGAAGCGGTGGAATTCGGTGTAGGGATACGATTATAA
- a CDS encoding head GIN domain-containing protein — translation MAIGLKDRDSETVPLGSGRVVRWSRFFAMLCCTVVLVSCNGENASDCFQNTGDIVREEVVVDNFTQITVYENVSLVVKQGAVQKVEIETGSVLRNEVTAEVVDGRLILRDTNDCNYFRDYGVTKIYVTAPDITEIRSSTGWPISSDGVLAYSRLNLLSESFADPEAQTTDGEFDLEVAATDLNVIVNGIAYFKLKGTVDNLSLTIAAGDSRIEAADLVAQSVTLNHRGSNDMYVNPQESIKGVIRGVGDVFSSNRPTEVDVEELYKGRLIFE, via the coding sequence ATGGCAATAGGATTAAAAGATAGGGATAGTGAAACCGTGCCTTTGGGCAGTGGTAGAGTGGTGCGCTGGTCTCGTTTTTTTGCGATGCTTTGTTGTACCGTTGTGCTTGTTTCCTGTAATGGTGAAAATGCTTCCGACTGTTTTCAGAATACCGGTGATATCGTTCGTGAAGAGGTAGTGGTTGATAATTTTACCCAGATTACCGTTTACGAGAATGTAAGCTTGGTCGTAAAGCAAGGTGCCGTTCAAAAGGTAGAGATTGAAACGGGAAGTGTATTGCGGAACGAGGTTACGGCCGAGGTGGTAGATGGGCGGCTGATTTTACGCGATACCAATGATTGTAATTATTTTAGGGATTATGGCGTTACAAAAATTTACGTGACCGCCCCCGATATTACCGAGATACGAAGCAGCACCGGCTGGCCTATTTCAAGCGATGGCGTTTTGGCGTATTCGAGATTGAACCTATTGTCTGAAAGTTTTGCCGACCCCGAAGCACAAACCACCGATGGTGAGTTTGATTTGGAGGTGGCGGCTACCGACCTGAACGTGATAGTGAACGGAATCGCTTATTTTAAGTTGAAAGGTACGGTCGATAATTTAAGTTTGACCATTGCTGCGGGCGATTCGCGCATAGAGGCCGCGGACCTGGTCGCCCAAAGCGTGACCTTGAACCATAGGGGGTCGAACGATATGTACGTGAATCCGCAAGAGTCCATTAAAGGGGTAATTCGCGGGGTTGGTGACGTCTTTAGTTCAAACCGGCCGACAGAGGTAGATGTGGAAGAATTATACAAAGGGCGCCTCATTTTTGAGTAG
- the metF gene encoding methylenetetrahydrofolate reductase [NAD(P)H] — MKITDHIKNAKGKTLFSFEIIPPVKGHQIQQLYDNIDPLMDFKPPFIDVTTSREEYVYIDRDGLLDKKLTRMRPGTVGICASIKHKYNVDTVPHVLCGGFTREETEYLLVDCHYLGIDNIMALRGDAMKDEKYFQPTKGGHAYAVDLVKQVHELNCGNYLHDTVETDNCADFCIGVAGYPEKHLEAPSLKSDLKRLKEKVDAGADYVVTQMFFDNKKYFQFVEEAKKMGINIPIIPGIKPIAVKRHLQLLPQVFRIDLPQDLIDAVDDCASNKEVRQVGIEWAIQQSKELKAAGVPVLHYYSMGKSDNIKAIAEEIF, encoded by the coding sequence ATGAAAATAACGGACCATATAAAGAATGCAAAGGGCAAAACTTTATTTTCCTTTGAAATTATACCGCCTGTAAAAGGACATCAGATTCAACAACTTTACGATAATATCGATCCCTTGATGGATTTCAAGCCTCCGTTCATTGATGTGACCACGTCGCGGGAGGAGTATGTGTATATTGATCGTGACGGTCTGTTGGATAAGAAGTTGACCCGTATGCGTCCCGGTACCGTTGGTATTTGTGCGTCTATAAAGCACAAGTACAATGTAGATACCGTTCCCCATGTGCTTTGTGGTGGGTTTACACGGGAAGAGACCGAGTATCTGTTGGTAGATTGCCATTATTTGGGCATCGACAATATTATGGCCCTTCGTGGCGATGCCATGAAAGACGAAAAATATTTTCAGCCGACCAAGGGAGGGCATGCCTATGCCGTTGATTTGGTGAAGCAGGTACACGAACTGAATTGTGGTAATTATTTGCACGATACGGTAGAGACCGATAATTGTGCCGATTTCTGTATTGGTGTGGCCGGATATCCTGAAAAACACCTGGAGGCGCCTTCTTTGAAATCGGACTTAAAACGATTGAAGGAAAAGGTAGATGCCGGTGCCGATTATGTGGTGACCCAGATGTTTTTTGATAATAAAAAATACTTTCAGTTTGTAGAGGAAGCCAAAAAAATGGGCATAAACATTCCGATCATTCCGGGAATCAAACCTATTGCGGTCAAAAGACACTTGCAGCTGCTGCCACAGGTATTTCGGATAGATTTGCCGCAAGACCTGATCGATGCCGTTGACGATTGTGCCTCGAACAAAGAGGTGCGTCAAGTGGGTATTGAGTGGGCCATTCAGCAATCAAAGGAGTTGAAAGCGGCCGGGGTTCCCGTACTGCACTATTACTCCATGGGTAAATCGGATAATATCAAGGCCATTGCCGAGGAGATTTTTTAA
- the gldA gene encoding gliding motility-associated ABC transporter ATP-binding subunit GldA, with translation MSISVYKISKTFGSQKALKNISFKLQKGEIVGFLGPNGAGKSTMMKILTTYYTADKGEASVNSFDVLTEKKKVQESIGYLPEHNPLYLDMYVKEYLAFNADVYKTDKARIPEVIDQTGLSPEAHKKIGQLSKGYRQRVGLAAALLHDPEVLILDEPTTGLDPNQLLEIRKLIKEIGKEKTILLSTHIMKEVEAVCDRVLIINKGVLVADKKLSELRDAEEQIIEVEFDYRVEEAFLNKLPNVSHVKNTGGFVYEITFSTSKDMRPAVFDFAHDNQLKTLQLSRKNKNLESLFTELTSD, from the coding sequence ATGTCTATAAGCGTCTACAAAATCAGCAAAACTTTCGGAAGCCAAAAAGCTTTGAAGAACATCAGCTTTAAACTTCAAAAAGGGGAAATCGTTGGTTTTTTAGGGCCGAACGGCGCCGGAAAGTCAACCATGATGAAGATACTGACCACCTATTATACGGCCGATAAAGGTGAGGCTTCGGTCAACTCCTTCGATGTTCTGACGGAAAAGAAAAAAGTTCAAGAGAGTATCGGCTACCTGCCCGAGCACAACCCCCTATATCTAGACATGTATGTAAAGGAATACCTTGCCTTTAACGCAGATGTCTACAAAACGGACAAAGCCAGGATACCCGAGGTCATTGATCAAACCGGACTATCACCTGAAGCCCATAAAAAAATCGGGCAACTGTCTAAGGGCTACCGCCAACGTGTCGGACTTGCCGCCGCCTTATTGCACGATCCCGAAGTACTGATCTTAGACGAACCCACCACCGGACTCGACCCCAACCAACTATTGGAAATCAGAAAACTCATCAAAGAGATCGGAAAGGAAAAGACCATACTGCTCTCGACCCACATCATGAAAGAGGTAGAGGCCGTTTGCGACCGCGTTCTGATCATCAACAAAGGTGTACTTGTAGCCGACAAGAAACTTAGCGAACTACGCGATGCCGAAGAACAAATCATTGAGGTGGAGTTCGATTACCGGGTAGAAGAGGCCTTCTTGAACAAGTTGCCCAACGTAAGCCATGTAAAAAACACAGGTGGTTTTGTCTATGAAATCACGTTCAGCACCTCCAAAGACATGCGCCCGGCCGTTTTCGATTTTGCGCACGACAACCAACTGAAGACCTTGCAACTGAGCCGCAAGAACAAAAACCTCGAAAGCCTGTTCACCGAACTTACTTCCGACTAA
- a CDS encoding NAD(P)/FAD-dependent oxidoreductase, whose product MIKTDILIIGAGPTGLFTVFEAGLLKLKCHLIDALPQPGGQCSEIYPKKPIYDIPAFPEILAGDLVTNLMEQIKPFEAGFTLGERAETLDRQEDGSFIVTTNKGTKHHAPVVVIAGGLGSFEPRKPPIGNITDFEDKGVAYMIKDPEVYRDKKVVIAGGGDSALDWAIFLADVASEVSLVHRRNEFRGALDSVEKAAELAKAGKIKLFTEAEVKKLYGDDHLEAVVVKHNDPEKGETYVEVDNFIPLFGLSPKLGPIGDWGLEIERNAIKVNNAKDYQTNIPGVFAIGDVNTYEGKLKLILSGFHEAAVMCQFAYQLINPGKRYVMKYTTVGGVEGFDGSKKEAKKEVVQSIA is encoded by the coding sequence ATGATAAAAACAGATATTCTCATCATTGGCGCAGGCCCAACAGGTCTTTTTACGGTATTTGAAGCAGGTTTGTTGAAGTTAAAATGCCATTTGATAGATGCTTTGCCACAACCAGGTGGTCAGTGTTCGGAAATTTATCCAAAGAAACCGATCTATGATATTCCCGCTTTTCCAGAAATTCTTGCGGGAGATTTGGTGACCAACCTAATGGAGCAAATTAAGCCTTTTGAAGCAGGTTTTACCTTGGGTGAGCGTGCCGAAACATTAGATAGGCAAGAAGACGGCTCTTTTATAGTAACGACCAATAAGGGTACAAAACACCATGCCCCGGTAGTGGTTATTGCAGGTGGACTTGGGTCATTTGAGCCTAGAAAACCGCCTATTGGGAATATTACCGACTTTGAAGATAAAGGGGTGGCCTATATGATTAAAGATCCCGAAGTATACCGCGACAAAAAAGTGGTGATAGCCGGTGGTGGCGATTCTGCTTTGGACTGGGCAATTTTCTTGGCCGACGTGGCTTCGGAAGTATCCTTGGTGCACCGTAGAAACGAGTTCAGGGGCGCCTTGGATTCCGTAGAAAAAGCAGCGGAATTGGCAAAGGCAGGAAAAATAAAACTGTTTACCGAAGCCGAAGTGAAAAAACTGTACGGTGATGATCATTTGGAAGCAGTGGTCGTAAAGCATAACGATCCCGAAAAAGGGGAGACCTATGTTGAGGTTGATAACTTTATTCCCTTGTTCGGTCTTTCCCCAAAATTGGGTCCGATCGGTGATTGGGGTCTTGAAATAGAACGAAATGCCATTAAGGTAAACAACGCTAAAGATTATCAGACCAACATACCTGGTGTTTTTGCGATCGGCGATGTAAATACCTATGAAGGTAAATTGAAATTGATTTTATCGGGCTTCCATGAGGCGGCCGTAATGTGTCAGTTCGCTTATCAATTGATAAACCCAGGTAAAAGATACGTTATGAAATACACCACTGTAGGTGGGGTAGAAGGTTTTGACGGAAGTAAAAAAGAGGCCAAAAAAGAGGTCGTTCAAAGTATTGCTTAA
- a CDS encoding serine hydrolase domain-containing protein, whose protein sequence is MNPILKYIENLFAKKRVLGNDPLLNGLVEADRLLLDLVSEEKVPGLAITVLKQGEPFFQKGYGLADLERKLPVDPQSSVFRIASVSKPIAATALAYMVGDNLIDLDASFYTYVPYYPKKKYDFTIRQLASHTAGIRGYRGIEYGLNKPYTIKESIEIFKDDELLFKPGTDYLYNSFDWVLISLAMEEVSGIPFETYVQEKVLVPLGMDRTSWPDLGHTQAEPCFYSKNKRGFRKAIPVNNYYKMAGGGFLSTTPDIAKFGQAYLEGQVLTPGLRNEFLSAQKVDGSSIYYGLGWQVSQDAQGRPYYGHVGNGVGGYSNFLVYPEEEMVFSILINCTDPKVQPELDVVIDSLIRSKEGQSGPL, encoded by the coding sequence ATGAATCCGATACTCAAGTATATAGAAAACCTGTTCGCTAAGAAGCGTGTGTTGGGCAATGATCCATTGTTGAACGGATTGGTGGAGGCCGATCGCCTGTTGTTAGATCTGGTGTCGGAAGAGAAAGTCCCCGGTCTGGCCATTACGGTACTCAAGCAGGGGGAGCCCTTTTTTCAAAAGGGATACGGCCTTGCCGATCTGGAAAGGAAGCTTCCGGTAGACCCTCAAAGTTCCGTGTTTCGCATTGCCAGTGTTTCAAAGCCTATTGCGGCTACCGCCTTGGCCTATATGGTGGGCGATAACTTGATCGATCTAGATGCTTCCTTTTACACTTATGTACCTTATTACCCGAAGAAAAAATACGATTTTACCATTCGTCAATTGGCGAGTCATACCGCTGGTATAAGAGGGTATAGGGGTATTGAGTACGGCCTGAACAAGCCTTATACCATCAAGGAGAGTATTGAAATCTTTAAAGACGATGAATTGCTCTTTAAGCCCGGAACGGACTATCTTTATAATAGTTTTGATTGGGTGTTGATATCCTTGGCCATGGAAGAGGTCAGTGGAATACCGTTCGAGACCTATGTGCAAGAGAAGGTTTTGGTGCCCTTGGGGATGGACCGTACTTCATGGCCCGATTTAGGGCATACCCAAGCGGAACCATGTTTCTACTCTAAAAACAAAAGGGGCTTTCGTAAGGCCATTCCCGTGAACAACTATTATAAAATGGCGGGCGGGGGCTTTCTTTCTACAACGCCCGATATAGCCAAGTTCGGGCAGGCCTATCTTGAGGGCCAGGTATTGACACCTGGGCTTCGGAACGAGTTTCTCAGTGCTCAAAAGGTCGATGGTAGCTCTATTTATTACGGTCTGGGATGGCAGGTAAGCCAAGATGCCCAAGGAAGGCCTTACTATGGCCATGTGGGCAATGGCGTGGGCGGATACTCCAATTTCTTGGTCTACCCTGAAGAGGAAATGGTATTTTCCATATTGATCAATTGTACCGATCCCAAGGTGCAACCGGAACTGGATGTGGTTATCGATAGCCTGATACGGTCTAAGGAAGGGCAGTCCGGCCCATTGTAG